One part of the Silurus meridionalis isolate SWU-2019-XX chromosome 26, ASM1480568v1, whole genome shotgun sequence genome encodes these proteins:
- the ddx28 gene encoding probable ATP-dependent RNA helicase DDX28 has translation MHSVKSTCFGLLASRQLFSQNTFISGFGRGAVCVQDLFCSIGGCRTSSATSEPVIIRVPRRLQNRLDSVKQVKRKTLAQVATVKAGRLLIKSKNPTLNQSVSYTLGKFEEPVLTSKGWNNNKSFGDYFIINSTQSAPPFLPELKEENKQDGSEHRRTFSHLRLSPQLVEILQIHNIVHPTIVQLQTIPKLLRGHNILCAAETGSGKTLAYLLPIIQKLHAEMPQMEYGSEQKTQAVVLVPSRELAEQVTSVARTMSQPFGFKVKVVGGGRGVGSIKAAFSYGQPHVLVATPGALLKALWRRFLDLSALRFMVIDEADTMFDPSFVDMLEKILRQTQIAANPSEITGHPRKAQLVVVGATFPGGVGELLGKMTDLGNLLTVKSRMLHYLMPHVKQTFIKVRGTEKVLELHQALKEAEPERKGVLVFCNSAATVNWLGYTLEEMGFRHVRLQGEMPASMREGIFQSFQKGHVDVLVCTDIASRGLDTHRVGLVINYDFPESHTDYIHRAGRVGRAGSPGGGHVLSFITHPWDVELVQSIETAARRRMCLPGMETEIRNPVKTLPQESK, from the coding sequence ATGCACAGCGTGAAGTCCACGTGCTTTGGCTTGCTCGCTTCCAGGCAGCTGTTCAGCCAAAATACTTTCATTTCCGGTTTTGGCCGTGGTGCggtttgtgtgcaggatttatTCTGTAGTATTGGTGGATGCAGGACATCGTCGGCGACGTCTGAGCCGGTGATAATCCGCGTCCCGAGGCGCCTGCAGAACCGCTTGGACAGCGTGAAGCAGGTGAAACGCAAAACCCTTGCTCAGGTGGCCACTGTAAAAGCTGGTAGGCTTCTGATAAAGAGCAAAAACCCCACGCTGAATCAGTCTGTCAGTTACACCCTGGGCAAGTTTGAAGAGCCAGTTCTCACGTCAAAGGGATGGAATAATAACAAATCATTCGGGGACTACTTTATCATCAACAGCACCCAGAGTGCTCCTCCGTTCCTCCCTGAGTTGAAAGAGGAGAATAAACAGGATGGAAGTGAACACAGAAGAACCTTCAGTCATCTCCGTCTTTCCCCACAGCTGGTTGAGATACTGCAGATTCACAATATCGTTCATCCTACGATTGTGCAGTTGCAGACCATACCCAAACTGCTCCGGGGTCACAACATCCTGTGTGCTGCTGAGACAGGCAGCGGGAAAACGCTCGCCTATCTTCTGCCCATTATCCAAAAATTGCATGCGGAGATGCCTCAGATGGAGTACGGGTCAGAACAAAAGACACAAGCGGTGGTTCTCGTGCCTTCGAGAGAGCTAGCTGAGCAGGTGACCTCAGTGGCCAGGACTATGAGCCAACCATTCGGGTTCAAGGTTAAAGTCGtaggtggaggaagaggagtcGGGAGcatcaaagcagcttttagcTATGGTCAGCCTCACGTTCTGGTTGCTACACCTGGCGCTTTGCTCAAGGCGCTCTGGAGACGCTTTTTGGATTTGAGTGCACTGCGGTTTATGGTAATAGACGAGGCGGATACAATGTTTGACCCCAGCTTTGTAGACATGCTCGAGAAGATCCTTCGGCAAACCCAGATCGCTGCAAACCCCTCAGAGATAACTGGACATCCTCGAAAAGCACAGCTGGTGGTTGTGGGTGCTACTTTCCCTGGAGGGGTTGGCGAGCTACTGGGTAAAATGACTGACCTGGGGAACCTGCTGACGGTTAAGAGCCGGATGTTACATTATTTAATGCCACATGTCAAGCAGACCTTCATAAAAGTAAGAGGCACTGAGAAGGTTCTGGAGCTTCATCAAGCCTTGAAGGAGGCGGAGCCTGAACGGAAAGGTGTTTTGGTGTTCTGCAATTCGGCTGCCACTGTTAACTGGCTTGGTTACACACTGGAAGAGATGGGCTTTCGTCATGTACGTCTTCAGGGAGAAATGCCTGCCTCGATGAGGGAAGGAATCTTTCAGAGCTTCCAGAAAGGCCATGTAGATGTTTTGGTTTGTACCGATATCGCTTCCAGAGGACTCGACACGCATAGAGTGGGGTTGGTCATTAATTATGACTTCCCAGAGTCCCATACAGACTACATCCACCGAGCAGGCCGTGTAGGCAGGGCAGGTTCCCCAGGTGGTGGACATGTTCTGAGTTTCATCACTCATCCCtgggatgtggagttggtgcaGAGCATCGAGACAGCAGCCAGGAGACGAATGTGTTTACCAGGAATGGAGACAGAGATTCGGAATCCAGTCAAAACATTACCCCAGGAAAGCAAATGA